In a single window of the Dromaius novaehollandiae isolate bDroNov1 chromosome 17, bDroNov1.hap1, whole genome shotgun sequence genome:
- the SERPIND1 gene encoding heparin cofactor 2, with amino-acid sequence MKLLLHLFALALVITSTSCGIKDFSEHFESLKDAHPHENETYDMPNLPLEFHRENTITNDLIPEEEEEEDYLDFEKILSEDDYSDIIDAGPYMISEIQQGNILELFQGKTRIQRLNILNANFGFNLYRSVADKVNSSDNILMAPVGISTAMAMTSLGLKGHTHQEVLSVLGFEDFINASTKYELMTVHNLFRKLTHRLFRRNFGYTLRSVSDLYIQKDFSILNDFRNNMKMYYFADAQPADFSDPKFITKTNERILKLTKGLIKEALVNVNPATLMMILNCLYFKGTWENKFPVEMTTKRSFRLNEKQTIKVPMMQTKGNFLAAADPELDCGVIQLPFVGNISMLIVLPHKLSGMKALEKQITPQVVEKWQRSMTNRTREVVLPKFKLEKSYDLIGFLRSMGVEQLFNEKGDYSGISDEKVTIDRFNHQGTITVNEEGTEAAAVTNVGFMPLSTQIRFVVDRPFLFLIYEHRTSCLLFMGRVANPAKS; translated from the exons ATGAAGCTCCTACTTCATTTGTTTGCCCTTGCTCTCGTTATAACCTCCACATCTTGTGGAATCAAGGACTTCAGTGAGCATTTTGAAAGCCTTAAAGATGCACATCCACATGAAAATGAGACCTATGATATGCCAAACCTTCCACTGGAGTTCCACAGAGAAAATACTATCACTAATGATCTGATtcctgaagaggaggaggaagaggactatCTAGACTTTGAAAAGATACTGAGTGAAGATGACTACAGTGACATTATTGATGCTGGTCCATACATGATttctgaaattcagcaaggaaatATTCTTGAACTTTTCCAAGGCAAAACCAGGATCCAGCGCCTTAATATCCTCAATGCAAACTTTGGCTTCAACCTTTACCGAAGTGTGGCAGACAAAGTCAACTCTTCAGATAATATTCTGATGGCTCCTGTTGGTATTTCTACTGCAATGGCTATGACTTCCCTAGGACTGAAGGGTCACACTCACCAGGAAGTGTTATCTGTTCTTGGCTTTGAAGACTTCATTAATGCCAGCACTAAGTATGAGCTCATGACTGTTCATAACCTCTTCCGCAAACTCACTCATCGGCTTTTCAGGCGCAATTTTGGTTATACACTGAGGTCTGTCAGTGATCTCTATATTCAAAAGGACTTTTCTATTCTGAATGACTTCAGAAACAATATGAAAATGTACTACTTTGCTGATGCCCAACCAGCTGATTTTTCAGATCCTAAGTTCATAACTAAAACCAATGAGCGTATCTTGAAGCTGACCAAAGGATTAATAAAGGAAGCTCTTGTGAATGTAAACCCAGCAACACTGATGATGATTCTTAACTGTCTTTACTTTAAAG GAACATGGGAAAATAAGTTTCCAGTAGAAATGACAACCAAGAGAAGTTTCCGActgaatgaaaagcaaacaatAAAGGTTCCTATGATGCAGACTAAAGGGAACTTCCTAGCTGCTGCAGACCCCGAGCTAGACTGTGGTGTGATCCAGCTCCCATTCGTGGGGAACATCAGCATGCTGATTGTACTTCCACACAAGCTCTCTGGCATGAAAGCCCTAGAAAAGCAAATAACCCCTCAAGTGGTTGAAAAATGGCAGAGGAGCATGACAAACAG AACAAGAGAAGTGGTTCTGCCTAAATTTAAGCTGGAGAAGAGCTATGACCTGATTGGTTTTCTGAGATCCATGGGAGTAGAACAACTGTTTAATGAAAAAGGCGACTATTCCGGTATATCAGATGAAAAAGTCACTATTGACAGG tTCAATCACCAAGGCACAATCACTGTGAATGAGgagggcacagaggctgcagcagtCACCAACGTGGGGTTCATGCCTCTTTCTACTCAGATTCGCTTTGTTGTCGATCGCCCCTTTTTGTTTCTAATCTACGAACATCGTACCAGCTGCCTTCTGTTCATGGGTAGAGTTGCCAACCCTGCCAAGTCTTAA
- the SNAP29 gene encoding synaptosomal-associated protein 29: MAAPPRSYNPFAEDEEEAAAADGAERQRYLQREVLRRSAATADSTSRSLALLYESERVGVAASEELVRQGEALKRTEQMVDKMDQDLKTSQRHINSIKSVFGGLVNYFKPKPPESKPEQNGTPEYNANSRLKEAMMSSKEQESKYQESHPNLRRLDNSVLADNDFSRVDSVSSVQRDAYPKNQHLRAYHQKIDNNLDEMSSGLSRLKNLALGLQTEIEEQDDVLDRLTKKVETLDVNIASTDKRVRQL, encoded by the exons ATGGCGGCCCCGCCGAGGAGCTACAACCCCTTCgccgaggacgaggaggaggccgcggcggcggacGGCGCCGAGCGGCAGCGCTACCTGCAGCGGGAGGTGCTGCGGCGCTCGGCCGCCACGGCCGACAGCACCAGCCGCTCCCTCGCGCTGCTGTACGAGTCGGAGCGCGTCGGCGTGGCCGCCTCCGAG GAGCTTGTACGTCAAGGAGAGGCACTGAAGCGCACAGAACAAATGGTAGATAAAATGGACCAGGACTTGAAGACTAGTCAAAGACACATAAATAGCATTAAGAGTGTTTTTGGGGGCCTGGTAAACTACTTCAAACCCAAACCTCCAGAGAGCAAGCCAGAGCAGAATGGAACCCCTGAGTATAATGCTAACAGTAG ATTAAAAGAAGCAATGATGTCTAGTAAAGAGCAAGAGTCAAAATACCAGGAAAGTCATCCAAATTTAAGGAGGCTAGATAATTCAG TGTTAGCAGACAATGATTTCAGCAGAGTAgattcagtttcttcagtgcaacGTGATGCTTATCCAAAGAATCAACATCTGCGAGCTTATCACCAGAAAATTGATAACAACTTAG ATGAGATGTCTTCTGGATTGAGTCGTCTGAAAAACCTAGCTCTTGGTCTGCAGACAGAAATAGAGGAGCAGGATGATGTGCTTGATCGGCTAACTAAAAAAGTAGAGACACTGGATGTCAACATTGCAAGCACTGATAAAAGAGTCCGACAACTTTAA